From a single Phycisphaeraceae bacterium genomic region:
- a CDS encoding biopolymer transporter ExbD, translating into MSARRRRYRRRGAFGPNMTPMVDVVLVILIFFMGAMGLAAAEQFLGTGTPPPDSSSPSESASASESPSRRAPATQATRAVLRMTTGPGGRTVVNGMGLANVGIDAVAERLDAIVRAGFDATVIVVVAPAPGVPYQDVVLIHDAAARAGITNIRLGVVE; encoded by the coding sequence GTGAGCGCCCGTCGTCGTCGCTATCGCAGGCGGGGCGCCTTCGGCCCCAACATGACCCCGATGGTCGATGTGGTCCTCGTGATCCTGATCTTCTTCATGGGCGCGATGGGTCTGGCGGCGGCGGAGCAGTTCCTCGGGACCGGGACGCCCCCTCCGGACTCGTCGAGTCCCTCGGAGTCGGCCAGCGCGTCCGAATCACCCTCCCGGCGCGCGCCGGCGACGCAGGCCACGCGCGCCGTGCTGAGGATGACCACGGGCCCGGGCGGTCGCACCGTCGTGAACGGGATGGGGCTCGCGAATGTGGGCATCGACGCCGTCGCCGAGCGGCTGGACGCGATCGTGCGCGCCGGGTTCGACGCGACGGTGATCGTCGTGGTCGCGCCGGCGCCGGGCGTGCCCTACCAGGACGTCGTCCTGATCCACGACGCCGCCGCCCGCGCCGGGATCACGAACATCCGGCTGGGAGTCGTGGAATAG
- a CDS encoding FtsX-like permease family protein, which yields MYQTLLTRRYLTSKVMPLLAVLAVALCTAMVLIVWSVMGGFLAMLLRSGGTLFGDVTIGGSVTGFAYYEELIEDLVNDPAILAATPILEAPALMATPRDDLTHLVKMIGIDAQTYDAVTGYAGAIYWKPLDQPGPKDKEGDDPRLWVNPQLERDALAMTTVDPRTNEPVPAVVLGIHVAGVNRWNPDGLFYEQMWLRMGGDSVTISVLPISQSGAAIDVQARSFPVVNQFQSGLYEIDANTVLVRLDALQEMLRMGRASRVEAAPDEPWGAIAPPRVVGSDPPRVTSVMIKAAPGVSAVDARLAAQRIYDAFADRRAGQVPRNLSIKTWDERPGIATFIAAVRKEITLVLTLFGFISLTAVFLVFAIFWSIVSEKTKDIGVLRAIGASRGGVAGLFLLYGAMIGVVGSILGGVIAAVIVLNINPIHDFLGNAFGVQVWDPAIYHFPKIPSELNPEKVVIVLVSGVIASVLGALAPALKAANMDPVRALRFE from the coding sequence ATGTACCAGACACTTCTCACACGCCGCTATCTGACGAGCAAGGTGATGCCGCTGCTGGCGGTGCTCGCGGTGGCGCTGTGCACCGCGATGGTGCTGATCGTGTGGTCGGTCATGGGCGGGTTTCTGGCGATGCTGCTGCGCTCGGGTGGCACGCTGTTCGGCGATGTCACTATCGGGGGCTCGGTCACCGGCTTCGCGTACTACGAGGAGCTGATCGAAGACCTGGTGAACGACCCGGCGATCCTGGCGGCCACGCCCATCCTCGAAGCGCCGGCGCTCATGGCGACCCCCCGCGACGATCTGACCCATCTGGTCAAGATGATCGGCATCGACGCGCAGACCTACGACGCGGTGACCGGCTACGCGGGCGCGATCTACTGGAAGCCCCTCGACCAGCCCGGCCCCAAGGACAAGGAAGGCGACGACCCGCGCCTGTGGGTGAACCCGCAGCTCGAGCGCGACGCGCTGGCGATGACGACCGTCGACCCGCGCACCAACGAACCCGTGCCTGCGGTCGTCCTGGGCATCCACGTCGCGGGCGTCAATCGCTGGAACCCCGACGGGCTGTTCTACGAGCAGATGTGGCTGCGCATGGGCGGGGATTCCGTGACGATCAGCGTGCTGCCGATCAGCCAGAGCGGGGCGGCGATCGATGTGCAGGCGCGGTCCTTCCCGGTCGTGAACCAGTTCCAGAGCGGGCTGTACGAGATCGACGCGAACACGGTGCTCGTGCGCCTCGACGCGCTGCAGGAGATGCTGCGCATGGGCAGGGCGTCGCGCGTGGAGGCGGCGCCGGACGAGCCGTGGGGCGCGATCGCCCCGCCGCGCGTGGTCGGGAGCGACCCGCCTCGCGTGACGAGCGTGATGATCAAGGCGGCGCCCGGGGTGAGCGCCGTCGACGCGCGCCTCGCCGCCCAGCGGATCTACGACGCGTTCGCCGATCGACGCGCCGGCCAGGTCCCGCGCAACCTGAGCATCAAGACCTGGGACGAGCGCCCCGGCATCGCGACTTTCATCGCGGCGGTCCGCAAAGAGATCACCCTCGTCCTCACGCTCTTCGGGTTCATCTCGCTCACCGCGGTGTTCCTCGTCTTCGCGATCTTCTGGTCGATCGTCAGCGAGAAAACCAAGGACATCGGCGTGCTGCGCGCCATCGGCGCCAGCCGGGGCGGCGTCGCCGGGCTGTTCCTGCTCTACGGCGCGATGATCGGCGTCGTCGGCTCGATCCTGGGGGGCGTCATCGCCGCCGTCATCGTGCTCAACATCAACCCCATCCACGATTTCCTGGGCAACGCGTTCGGCGTCCAGGTCTGGGACCCTGCGATCTACCACTTCCCGAAGATCCCGAGCGAACTCAATCCCGAGAAGGTCGTCATCGTGCTCGTCAGCGGCGTGATCGCGAGCGTGCTGGGCGCGCTCGCGCCGGCGCTCAAGGCCGCCAACATGGACCCCGTTCGCGCGCTGAGGTTCGAGTGA